One part of the Cryomorphaceae bacterium genome encodes these proteins:
- a CDS encoding DUF2256 domain-containing protein, protein MHKKLNLPEKTCPVCHRPFAWRKKWQKNWESVIYCSKRCQRQKNTVPSA, encoded by the coding sequence GTGCACAAGAAACTCAACCTTCCCGAAAAAACCTGCCCTGTTTGCCACCGACCCTTTGCGTGGCGTAAAAAGTGGCAGAAGAACTGGGAATCTGTGATATATTGCAGCAAAAGATGTCAGCGACAAAAAAACACCGTACCATCCGCCTGA